The Garra rufa chromosome 8, GarRuf1.0, whole genome shotgun sequence genome has a segment encoding these proteins:
- the atp5po gene encoding ATP synthase subunit O, mitochondrial: MAALGVGLQVRQFSTSVIRPVAKLVRPPIQVYGVEGRYATALFSAASKQKSLDKVEQELGRVTSLIKDPKLSSVVMNPHVKRSIKQKTFIDAMTKAKLSPITINLINVLAENGRLTLTPDVISAFSKMMSAHRGEVTCSVTTAQPLDEANLAELKVALNGFLSKGETIKLETKSDPSILGGMIVSIGDKYVDMSTKTKIQKLTKLIRET, from the exons ATGGCAGCGCTTGGAGTGGGGCTGCAG GTGCGTCAGTTTAGCACTTCTGTGATCCGACCAGTAGCAAAACTTGTCAGG CCCCCTATCCAGGTCTATGGGGTGGAAGGACGTTATGCTACTGCCCTGTTCTCTGCTGCCAGCAAGCAGAAGAGCCTTGATAAGGTCGAACAGGAACTTGGCCGTGTGACT AGCCTGATTAAAGATCCTAAGCTGTCAAGTGTTGTGATGAACCCCCATGTCAAGCGCAGTATCAAACAGAAGACTTTCATTGATGCTATGACCAAGGCAAAACTCTCCCCCATCACCATCAACCTCATCA aTGTCCTAGCAGAAAATGGACGCTTGACCTTGACCCCTGATGTCATCTCAGCCTTTAGCAAAATGATGAGTGCCCACAGAGGAGAGGTCACATGCTCAGTCACTACTGCTCAG CCTCTGGATGAAGCTAATCTTGCAGAGCTGAAGGTGGCACTGAATGGTTTCCTGTCAAAGGGAGAGACCATCAAACTTGAGACCAAG TCTGATCCCTCAATCCTTGGAGGCATGATCGTGAGCATTGGTGATAAGTATGTGGACATGTCTACCAAGACAAAGATCCAGAAGCTCACCAAGCTGATCAGGGAGACCTAA
- the slc5a3b gene encoding sodium/myo-inositol cotransporter, with translation MLKTGPAMEAADIAVVALYFVLVLVIGLLTMWKANRSTVSGYFLAGRTMNWVVVGASLFVSNIGSEHFIGLAGSGAASGFAVGAWEFNALLLLQLLGWVFIPVYIYSGVYTMPEYLSKRYGGKRLKIYFAALSLLLYIFTKLSVDLYAGALFIQESLGWNLYLSIILLISTTALLTVTGGLAAVIYTDTLQAVLMIGGAMTLTIISLLKVGGMEGVREKYMEAIPNVTAILANSNFSFQYTNSCRIHPKPDSLKLLRGPLDEDIPWPGFILGQTPSSIWYWCADQVIVQRVLAAKNIAHAKGSTLMAGMLKVLPMFLIVIPGMISRILFPDEIACIGPEHCMAVCGSQAGCSNIAYPRLVMTVMPVGLRGLMMAVMIAALMSDLDSIFNSASTIFTLDIYKMLRVCASSRELVIVGRLFVIFMVTISIAWVPVIIEMQGGQMYLYIQEMAGYLTPPIAALFLLGVFWKRCNETGAFCGGMTGFVLGTTRLFLGFIYREPKCDQPDERPAFITDVHYMYIAAGLFWISGLVAVCVSLCTSPPEEEKIKRTTIWGLKEFKRLPKTEREEMYKLTNGSGDGVLKKDVPEDVQKERCLDGADLKLLMPSPSDQDHMTPSTEASTPMELYANGHANLVKPNNQGKCGDDESCLQVFDWICCHKEKTSVVEPNVIEEDEGTVREMLYEPPKIKLLLNFGLVFVCSLGVFMFVYFSL, from the coding sequence atgttaaaaacaggaCCAGCGATGGAGGCGGCGGATATTGCCGTTGTTGCACTTTATTTTGTCCTCGTCCTCGTAATTGGTCTGCTCACCATGTGGAAGGCCAACCGTAGCACTGTCAGCGGCTACTTCCTGGCCGGTCGAACTATGAATTGGGTGGTGGTCGGTGCCTCTCTGTTTGTCAGCAACATCGGCAGCGAGCATTTCATTGGACTTGCTGGTTCTGGCGCAGCCAGTGGTTTTGCAGTAGGCGCCTGGGAGTTTAACGCCCTCCTGCTTCTGCAGCTGCTTGGCTGGGTGTTCATCCCAGTCTACATCTACTCTGGTGTTTACACCATGCCAGAGTACCTCTCCAAGCGCTATGGGGGCAAACGGCTAAAGATTTACTTTGCAGCCCTCTCACTTCTGCTATACATCTTTACCAAGCTCTCAGTGGACTTATACGCAGGAGCTCTTTTCATCCAGGAGTCTCTTGGCTGGAACCTCTACCTGTCGATCATCTTGCTCATCTCTACGACCGCTTTGCTGACAGTAACCGGTGGACTGGCTGCTGTGATCTACACAGACACTCTACAGGCTGTGCTCATGATTGGCGGTGCGATGACCCTTACCATCATTAGCCTGCTCAAGGTAGGCGGTATGGAAGGGGTGCGAGAAAAATACATGGAGGCGATCCCCAACGTCACAGCCATCCTGGCTAACAGCAActttagcttccagtacacaaaCTCCTGCAGAATTCATCCCAAGCCAGATTCCCTCAAGCTTCTACGAGGGCCGCTGGATGAGGACATCCCTTGGCCAGGCTTCATTTTGGGTCAGACGCCTTCATCCATTTGGTACTGGTGTGCTGACCAAGTCATCGTCCAGAGAGTATTAGCCGCCAAGAATATTGCTCATGCCAAAGGCTCCACACTTATGGCGGGAATGCTTAAGGTCCTTCCTATGTTCCTCATCGTCATTCCTGGAATGATTTCACGGATATTGTTCCCCGATGAGATAGCATGTATCGGACCAGAGCACTGCATGGCTGTTTGCGGCAGTCAGGCTGGCTGTTCCAACATCGCCTACCCTCGGCTGGTCATGACCGTGATGCCGGTGGGTCTCAGAGGGTTGATGATGGCTGTGATGATTGCTGCTCTCATGAGTGACCTAGACTCAATTTTTAACAGCGCTAGCACCATCTTCACATTGGACATTTACAAAATGCTGCGTGTATGCGCCTCCTCCCGTGAGCTGGTGATCGTCGGCAGGTTATTTGTGATATTCATGGTGACTATCAGCATTGCTTGGGTGCCTGTCATTATTGAGATGCAAGGCGGCCAGATGTACCTCTACATCCAAGAAATGGCAGGATACCTCACACCTCCCATCGCTGCCCTCTTTCTCCTCGGAGTCTTCTGGAAACGTTGCAATGAGACCGGCGCATTTTGTGGCGGCATGACTGGCTTTGTACTCGGAACCACCCGCCTGTTCCTTGGGTTTATATATCGTGAGCCAAAATGTGACCAGCCGGATGAACGCCCAGCTTTTATCACGGACGTCCACTACATGTACATTGCCGCCGGGCTGTTTTGGATCTCCGGGTTGGTGGCTGTGTGTGTCAGTCTGTGCACATCACCCCCAGAAGAGGAGAAGATCAAGCGTACCACGATCTGGGGCTTGAAAGAATTTAAGCGCCTTCCTAAGACTGAACGAGAGGAGATGTACAAACTCACTAATGGGAGTGGTGACGGCGTTCTTAAGAAAGATGTTCCTGAAGATGTCCAGAAGGAGAGATGTCTTGATGGGGCTGACTTGAAACTCCTTATGCCTTCCCCTAGTGACCAAGATCACATGACTCCTAGCACAGAGGCATCCACACCAATGGAGCTGTATGCCAATGGCCATGCAAATCTTGTAAAACCGAACAATCAAGGCAAGTGTGGAGATGACGAGAGCTGCCTGCAAGTGTTTGACTGGATTTGTTGTCACAAGGAGAAAACGTCTGTTGTTGAACCCAACGTCATTGAAGAGGATGAAGGAACTGTCCGTGAAATGCTTTACGAACCTCCTAAGATCAAGCTCTTACTGAACTTCGGCCTGGTATTTGTCTGTTCGCTGGGTGTTTTCATGTTTGTCTACTTCTCCTTGTAA